In Myxococcota bacterium, a single window of DNA contains:
- the rplW gene encoding 50S ribosomal protein L23 produces the protein MITQFDILRRPVLSEKASIQKDALRQVTLEVLPRANKKQIKFAAEKLFGVQVTNVNTSVYRGKTKRVGKSAGKTANWKKAVLTIAAGSDLDVFGVWQQPQIPEDQAAAA, from the coding sequence ATGATTACACAATTCGATATTTTAAGAAGACCGGTTTTGAGCGAAAAAGCTAGCATTCAGAAAGACGCTTTGCGTCAGGTAACGCTAGAAGTATTGCCTAGAGCCAACAAAAAGCAGATCAAATTTGCCGCAGAAAAGCTGTTCGGTGTTCAGGTCACAAACGTGAATACATCAGTTTACCGCGGTAAAACAAAAAGAGTCGGTAAATCAGCTGGTAAGACAGCAAATTGGAAGAAAGCCGTCTTGACGATCGCCGCTGGATCTGATTTAGACGTGTTTGGAGTTTGGCAGCAGCCGCAGATCCCTGAAGATCAGGCAGCAGCAGCTTAA
- the rplD gene encoding 50S ribosomal protein L4, which yields MPTVDIVNLKNEKVGSMDLNPEIFAVTIRKHLLTEVVHWQRACRRAGTQSALTKSEVNGTTKKPFPQKGRGMARQGSLKSPHQIGGGVAFAPKPRDYSYAMPKAKRRAALAVALSARVKEGSFKIVQDFDISEPKTKVAVSALKAISAERSLVVDSSNPNLKRSMKNLEKAKFIEEAGLNVYDILHYPVLAMTQRAVTALQERMQ from the coding sequence ATGCCTACTGTAGATATTGTCAACTTAAAGAACGAGAAAGTGGGAAGCATGGATCTCAACCCTGAGATTTTTGCTGTCACCATTCGAAAGCACTTGTTGACCGAAGTGGTTCACTGGCAGCGTGCTTGCAGGCGAGCTGGAACCCAATCGGCTTTGACTAAGTCAGAAGTTAATGGAACGACCAAAAAGCCATTCCCTCAAAAGGGTCGTGGTATGGCGCGTCAAGGCTCTCTGAAAAGCCCTCACCAAATCGGTGGTGGTGTTGCTTTTGCTCCAAAGCCTAGAGACTACTCCTATGCAATGCCTAAGGCAAAGCGTAGAGCAGCTTTGGCTGTAGCACTAAGCGCTCGTGTCAAAGAAGGTTCGTTCAAGATCGTTCAAGATTTTGATATTTCGGAGCCTAAGACCAAAGTGGCAGTATCTGCTTTGAAGGCGATTTCGGCAGAGCGATCTTTGGTGGTTGATTCTTCGAATCCTAACCTCAAGCGTTCCATGAAGAATTTGGAAAAAGCCAAGTTCATCGAAGAAGCTGGTTTGAATGTGTATGACATCTTGCACTATCCCGTTTTGGCGATGACTCAGCGAGCAGTTACGGCTTTGCAGGAGCGAATGCAATGA